The following are from one region of the Sardina pilchardus chromosome 4, fSarPil1.1, whole genome shotgun sequence genome:
- the LOC134078408 gene encoding gamma-crystallin M1-like, translating to MGKIVFYEDKNFQGRSYECMSDCSDMSSYLSRCHSCRVESGCFMIYERPNFMGNQFYLRRGEYSDMQRMMGSNMNFDTFRSCRMIPHHRGQFRMRIYERESFGGQMMELMDDCDSIMDRYRMSDCQSCNVMDGHWLMYEQPHFRGRMMYMRPGEYRSFRDMGMSNMRFMSMRRITDMC from the exons ATGGGCAAG ATCGTGTTTTACGAGGACAAGAACTTCCAGGGTCGCTCCTATGAGTGCATGAGCGACTGTTCCGATATGTCCTCTTACCTCAGCCGCTGCCACTCCTGCAGGGTGGAGAGCGGCTGCTTCATGATCTACGAGCGCCCCAACTTCATGGGAAACCAGTTCTACCTGAGGAGGGGCGAGTACTCTGATATGCAGCGTATGATGGGTTCCAACATGAATTTCGATACCTTCAGGTCCTGCCGTATGATCCCCCAT CACAGAGGACAGTTCAGAATGAGGATCTACGAGAGGGAGAGCTTCGGTGGTCagatgatggagctgatggacgACTGTGACTCCATCATGGACCGTTACCGTATGTCCGACTGCCAGTCCTGCAATGTTATGGATGGCCACTGGCTCATGTATGAGCAGCCCCACTTCAGAGGCAGAATGATGTACATGAGGCCTGGCGAGTACAGAAGCTTCAGGGACATGGGAATGAGCAACATGAGGTTCATGAGCATGAGGCGCATCACTGACATGTGTTAA